The sequence GCTACGGCCAGCACGAGAGCAAGGAAGCAGCAGCGGAGCGTCGTGAGACCTGAGGGTGGGACAGGGCTCAAGCAACCCCTACTAGCGACTACGTTTGGTGCCGGGACTCGGTCTCTCCTTGGCGAAGCCATGCGACTCATCGGGCAGTCTCCCTCGGCCTCGCTGCGACGACGGTGCGACAGCCGCGAGCGAACGGGGGCATGCCCGGTTGCCCAGTGGTGGAAGAGAGGCACCCGCCTCGACAGGGCTGGCGATCAGTCAAAATTCCGTGCTTGCGCATCTCAGCGAAAGGCTGCCGTTGTGTTCGGTGACTGGCACATGCGCTGGTTCTTTCTCGAGCCAAGTCATTACACCCTCGTAATATAATGCGCGTCTACTACCGTGCGCGCGTTTGCAGGCTCTCCCTTGAACTCTTCGGCCTCGCGTTTAGAGCCTGTATTCGAAGTGAGGACGCAGGCGAGAACGAGCGCGGCGCGGGGCTTGCAAGGCGTGCGAATGCGCAGCATCGAGGAGCGTAGCGACTCCACCAGCCGATGCCGAGGCATCGGCGATGGAGCGCGACGCCGCAGCGGGTGGCCGTAGCCGGTCGCAGGCCGCGACTTTCGTTCACCAAACAGTTTCTTAGATCTGCATTCTCCAGCTGAGATGCTAGGGCTACTCCCGCCTCCTCCGCTGCGCTGAACCTCCGGGCTCTTCGACTACGTCTCCCCGCAACTACGCCCACAGGTCCGATGAGTTGTACCCCTATCGGGCACGCAGGACGAGCGCGATACCGCCGAGGGTGAGGAGCGAGGCGAGGGCGAGGCGCAGCGTCACGGCCTCGCCGACGAACACGACCCCGCCGAGCGCGGCGAGGATGGGCACGCTGAGTTGGACCGTCGCCGCGCTCGTCGCCCGCAGCGACGGCAGGACGGCGTACCACACGACGTAGCCCAGCCCCGAGGTGACCGCCCCGGAGGCGAGCGCATAGCCCAGCCCGTGCGCGTTCGCCGACCCAGCCTCGCCTGCGAGCCACCACGCCGCCCCGAGGCCGACCGCGAGGACCGACGCCCGCGCGAAGTTGCCCGCCGTATCGACTGCCGGCTGCGCCGACCCGCGCCCGCGCAGCGAGTAGATGCCCCAGCCCACGCCCGAGGTCGCCATCACGAGCGCCGCCCCGAGCGGCGGGGCTTCGAGTCCGGGCAGCACGAGGTAGACCAGCCCGCCGAGCGCCGCCGCCATCCCGAGTGTCTGCCGCGCCGACAGCCGCTCGCCCCGCACCAGCCCCCAGCCGATCATCGTGAGCTGGACCGCCCCGAAGAGCAGGAGCGCGCCGGTGCCGGTCGCAAGAGCGAGGTAGGCAAACGAAAACGCCGCCGCGTAGACGAACAGCGCGACGGCCGAGGTCCAGCCGCCACCCGACGCGCCGGGGCTGCGCCACCGTACGATGCCCCACAGCACGAGGGCTCCCGACGCGACGCGCACCGCCGTAAACGTCGCCGCGCCGATGCCCGTCGTCTGGAGCGCGAGGCGGCACAGGACCGAGTTCGCCGCGAAGGCCACCATCGTCAGCGCCGTCAGGGCGTAGACCGCCGTGCGCGAGCGCAGGACTGTTTTCCCGCTCAACGCTCTGCACCGCAGGGGAGCACACGGGATCGCTCCAGGTCAGGCGCTGGCATGTCGCTCGGGGGTTGAGGGTCAACGGCACGGGCACGCAGGATACTCCATCGCCGCGTGCTGCCGGGGCTGGGATGCTCACTGTTCACCGCCTCACTGCCCACCGAAGCCCCGGCTGCCTTCGCGGTGGGCGAGGCTTTATTATAGGGCTCCGCCACGCTTTACCCGTGCGCTGCTGACACGCCAGGGTTCCGAAGTGCGTTCGGCTTCCGGCGACACGCGCGTGGGAAAGCGCCTTGCCTGTGGCTAGACCTCGCCCCTAGCGTCCGCTCTTCCCCTCTCCGCCGGCGTCCCCCAGCGAGCGCTCTAGGTTCGTAGACTACGCACCCATGTCCTCTTCCCCTGACGTGACCGAACTGCTCGCCGCCCTCAGCGGGGACGGTGCGCCTGCCGACGAGGCGGTGCTGGACCGGTTGCTACCGGTTGTCTACGACGAGCTGCGCCGCGTCGCCCACGGCCTCCGCCTGCGCGAGCGCCCCGACCACACGCTCAACACGACTGAACTCGTCCACGAGGCCTACTTCAAGCTCGTTGACGGAAGCCGCGCCGGGTACGACAGCCGGGCGCACTTCTTCGGGGCCGCCGCCCGGGCGATGCGGCAGGTGCTCGTCGACTACGCCCGCGCGCGCCACCGGAAGAAGCGGCGCGGCGCGGCCCCCCACCTCAACCTGGACGACGCCCCGGCGCTCCTCTCCGACGCCCGCGCCGAGGAACTGCTCGCCCTCGACGAATCGCTCCGCCGCCTCGAAGCCTTCGACCCGCGCCAGAGCCGCGTGGTGGAGTGCCGCTATTTTGCGGGCCTCACGCTGGAGGAGACGGCCGAGGTGCTCCGCCTCTCCCCGTCAACCGTGAAGCGCGAGTGGCGGACGGCGCGGGCCTGGCTCGCGCATGACCTCCAGCGCGAAGCGTGACCCGGCAGGCTTCCGCGCACCGCATGGCAGTGAGAGCCCAGACTTCTAACGCTGTTTCTGCCCGGTCTTCCGTCTCCCTGTCCTCTGTCCACTGACGAACCGCCCCAATGGACGCTGCCCGCTGGGCCACGATCAAACCGCTGCTCGACGGCGCGCTCGACCGGGCCGCCGGGGAGCGGACTGCGTTTCTGGCCGACGCGTGCACCGACCCCGCCCTCCGCGCCGAGGTGCAGGCCCTCGCGGCAGCGCACGACACGGCCGGCACCTTCCTGAACAGCCCACTGCTGGGCGAAGGCGGGGACCCACGCCTCGACAAGGACGCACCGCTCCCGGAGACCATTGGCCCGTACCGCGTGCTGCGCCTCCTCGGGCGCGGCGGGATGGGCGAAGTGTTTCTCGCCGAGCGGGCCGACGGCCTGTTCGAGCGGCGCGTCGCCCTGAAGCGGGTCCGCGCCGGCCTCGACGCCCCCGCCCTCGCCCGGCGCTTCGACGCCGAGCGGCGCATCCTGGCGACGCTCCAGCACCCCGGCATCGCCCAGCTCTTCGACGCGGGGACCGACGCCGAGGGCCGCCCCTACTTCGCGATGGAGGTCGCCGAGGGGACGCCGCTGACGGACTACGCCCGGACGCACGCGCTCTCGGCCGACGCCCGGCTCGACCTCTTCCGGCAGGCGTGCGACGCCGTGCATCACGCCCACCAGCGCCTCGTCGTCCACCGCGACCTCAAGCCCTCGAACGTCTTCGTGACGGAGGACGACGCGGGGCAGCCGCAGGTCAAGCTCCTCGACTTCGGGATCGCCAAGCTCCTCGGCGAGAACACCGAGCGGACGCTGCTCACCGAGACGGGGCTGCGCCCGATGACGCGGTCCTACGCCGCGCCCGAGCAGCTGCGCGGCGATGAGGCCACGACAGCGACCGACGTGTACGCGCTCGGCGTGCTGCTCTACGAACTCCTCACCGGGCAGCGCCCGTTCGAGGCCCCGACCGCCGGCCAGCTCGAAGCCGCCATCCTCGCCGACGAGCCGACGAAGCCGAGCACGGCGCTCCGCCACGCCGGCCCCGAGGCGTCTCCGGGCGCGCTGACCCCGGAGCGACTCCGCGGCGACCTCGACACCGTCGTGCTCTGCGCGCTCGCCAAAGACCCCGCGGCGCGCTACAACTCGGCCGCAGCCCTCGCCGAAGACGTGCGCCGCCACCAGGACAGCCTACCGATCACTGCCCGCCCGCCGTCGGTCGGGTACCGGATGCAGCGCTTCGCCGGACGCCACCGGATCGGGGTGGCGATCACGGCGGCCGTGCTGGCTGCGGCCGTGCTGTTCACGCTCTACCACACCCAGCGCCTCGCCGCCGAGCGCGACCAGGCCCGCCGCGCCGCCGACCGTGCAGAGCAAGTATCCGGCTTCCTCACCGGCCTCTTCAAAGGGGCCGACCCGACCGTCGCGGTCGGCGACACGCTCACCGCCCGCGCGCTCCTCGACCAGGGCCGCCAGCGGATGGAGACCGCCCTGCAGGACCAGCCGCTCCTCCGCGCCGACCTCCTCCGCGTGCTCGGCGAGGTCCACGTCCACCTCGGCCTCTTTGACGAGGCCGCCGCGCTGCTTACGCAGAGCGACTCGCTCGGGCGCGGCAGCTCCGCGGCCGACCCGACGGGGCGCGTCCAGACGTTGACGGCGCTCGGCACGACGACCTACCACCAGGGCGACTTGGACGCAGCGGCCACGTACTTCGAGGAAGCCGTTCAGATCGGTGAGACCGCCCGGCTGTCCGGCAGCGTCCCCACCGAGGCGCTCGGCCGGCTCGGCCTCAACCGGTACCACCAAGGGCAGTACGACGAGGCCGACAGCCTCGCCCGGCACATCCTCGCCACGTTCCAGCCCGCTTCGCGTGAGGACTCCGTCGTGTTCGGCGAGGCGCACCGGACGCTCGGCCTCGCCCGCAGCGCGATGAGCGACCTGGCAGCGGCAGCGGAGGCCTACCGAGCGTCCCGGTCGATCACCCTCGCCCTCTTCGGCCCGCAGCACCCCGACGTGGCGACGGCGACCAACAACCTCGCCGGCATCTTGCGGCGGCAGGGCCGGCTCGAAGAGGCGGAGCAGCACTACCGCGAGGCGCTCGACGTGCGCCGCCGCGTCTTCGGCGAGGCCCACCCGCTCGTCGCGCAGAGCGTCAACAACTTTGGCGTGTTCCTCTTCACGCAGGGCCGCTACCCCGAGGCCGAGGCGACGCTCCGTGAGGCCGTAGACCTCAACCGCGCGCGCCTCGGCGACGACCACCCCGAGGTCGCGCTCGGCCTGAGCAGCGTGGCCGGCATGCGGCGGCGGCAGGGCGATCCTACAGAAGCACTACGCCTCTACGACGAGGCCCTCGCCATCCAGCGCGCCCGCCTCGGAGGCGACCACCCGCACCTCGGACGGACGCTCAACTCGTCGGCCCAGACGGCGCAGGAGACGGGCGACCTAGACCGCGCCGCGCGCCACTTCGCCGAGGCCATCCGCATCTTCCAGGGGAGCTACGGGCCGGGGCACGAGCGGACCGTCCGCGCCCACGTCGGCCTCGGGCAGACGTACCGCACGCAGGGCCGCGCCGCCGCCGCGCGCCGCGCCTTTGCCGATGCCCAGGACGCCCTCGCGCCCGACGCCGACTCCACGCTCCGCGCCTTCGTCCTCGCCGAGAGCGAGTAGCCCCGGCCCCCGCCGCAGAGACGAGAACCGGGGCTATCCGTTCTGACAGTGGAGCCGAGCTAGCGCGCCAGCGTCACCCGCTGCGTCTCGGCGAAGCCGCCCGCCGTCATGCGCACCAGGTAGAGCCCGCT is a genomic window of Bacteroidota bacterium containing:
- a CDS encoding ECF-type sigma factor; its protein translation is MSSSPDVTELLAALSGDGAPADEAVLDRLLPVVYDELRRVAHGLRLRERPDHTLNTTELVHEAYFKLVDGSRAGYDSRAHFFGAAARAMRQVLVDYARARHRKKRRGAAPHLNLDDAPALLSDARAEELLALDESLRRLEAFDPRQSRVVECRYFAGLTLEETAEVLRLSPSTVKREWRTARAWLAHDLQREA
- a CDS encoding serine/threonine-protein kinase; the protein is MDAARWATIKPLLDGALDRAAGERTAFLADACTDPALRAEVQALAAAHDTAGTFLNSPLLGEGGDPRLDKDAPLPETIGPYRVLRLLGRGGMGEVFLAERADGLFERRVALKRVRAGLDAPALARRFDAERRILATLQHPGIAQLFDAGTDAEGRPYFAMEVAEGTPLTDYARTHALSADARLDLFRQACDAVHHAHQRLVVHRDLKPSNVFVTEDDAGQPQVKLLDFGIAKLLGENTERTLLTETGLRPMTRSYAAPEQLRGDEATTATDVYALGVLLYELLTGQRPFEAPTAGQLEAAILADEPTKPSTALRHAGPEASPGALTPERLRGDLDTVVLCALAKDPAARYNSAAALAEDVRRHQDSLPITARPPSVGYRMQRFAGRHRIGVAITAAVLAAAVLFTLYHTQRLAAERDQARRAADRAEQVSGFLTGLFKGADPTVAVGDTLTARALLDQGRQRMETALQDQPLLRADLLRVLGEVHVHLGLFDEAAALLTQSDSLGRGSSAADPTGRVQTLTALGTTTYHQGDLDAAATYFEEAVQIGETARLSGSVPTEALGRLGLNRYHQGQYDEADSLARHILATFQPASREDSVVFGEAHRTLGLARSAMSDLAAAAEAYRASRSITLALFGPQHPDVATATNNLAGILRRQGRLEEAEQHYREALDVRRRVFGEAHPLVAQSVNNFGVFLFTQGRYPEAEATLREAVDLNRARLGDDHPEVALGLSSVAGMRRRQGDPTEALRLYDEALAIQRARLGGDHPHLGRTLNSSAQTAQETGDLDRAARHFAEAIRIFQGSYGPGHERTVRAHVGLGQTYRTQGRAAAARRAFADAQDALAPDADSTLRAFVLAESE
- a CDS encoding DMT family transporter; this translates as MSGKTVLRSRTAVYALTALTMVAFAANSVLCRLALQTTGIGAATFTAVRVASGALVLWGIVRWRSPGASGGGWTSAVALFVYAAAFSFAYLALATGTGALLLFGAVQLTMIGWGLVRGERLSARQTLGMAAALGGLVYLVLPGLEAPPLGAALVMATSGVGWGIYSLRGRGSAQPAVDTAGNFARASVLAVGLGAAWWLAGEAGSANAHGLGYALASGAVTSGLGYVVWYAVLPSLRATSAATVQLSVPILAALGGVVFVGEAVTLRLALASLLTLGGIALVLRAR